From a single Kitasatospora azatica KCTC 9699 genomic region:
- a CDS encoding TetR/AcrR family transcriptional regulator, producing the protein MGRPSRPMLTRDGIMQAALALVDEEGAEALSTTRLAARLGVKGPSLYNYVSSRAEIVDGVSELIVAEMDLDPTIRPWTAALDSWARAYRATFAAHPNMVPLLVMRPAQSIAALQGYTDTFAVLREAGWPEDRLAPIVQCLEYFLAGAALDFGLPRAVQSEGLASSPDPTLPGSLRLSDLAFETGLSILIRGFEETLDNLPSQQHD; encoded by the coding sequence GATGCTGACCCGGGACGGGATCATGCAGGCCGCTCTCGCACTGGTCGACGAGGAAGGCGCCGAGGCCCTGTCGACCACCCGGCTCGCAGCCCGCCTCGGCGTCAAGGGTCCGTCCCTCTACAACTACGTCTCCAGCCGCGCCGAGATCGTGGACGGGGTCAGCGAACTCATCGTCGCCGAGATGGATCTCGATCCGACCATCCGCCCCTGGACCGCGGCTCTCGACAGCTGGGCGCGCGCCTACCGCGCCACCTTCGCCGCTCACCCGAACATGGTTCCGCTGCTGGTGATGCGGCCGGCGCAGTCCATCGCCGCACTCCAGGGCTACACCGACACCTTCGCGGTGCTGCGCGAGGCGGGCTGGCCGGAGGACCGCCTGGCGCCGATCGTGCAGTGCCTCGAGTACTTCCTCGCCGGCGCGGCCCTCGACTTCGGCCTGCCGCGCGCGGTGCAGAGCGAGGGCCTGGCGTCGAGCCCGGACCCCACCCTCCCCGGCTCGCTCCGCCTCAGTGACCTGGCCTTCGAAACCGGCCTCAGCATCCTGATCCGCGGCTTCGAGGAAACCCTGGACAACCTGCCTTCCCAGCAGCACGACTGA